A single Maniola hyperantus chromosome 11, iAphHyp1.2, whole genome shotgun sequence DNA region contains:
- the LOC117986330 gene encoding uncharacterized protein isoform X4, producing MALIKQCFGIDASYVINRRYTKSKMSPVCHNFVQNAWKKDFCSNCFKSREEHAKQERTTEGSKYSVTPFQNRSTFFKKTPPSILKIHPKKKGKRNVRFPEEVCSVIGYGGDDWSDGEEFEVSEDNGDEDTFPDTEEERELHKITKSNTDFNTVKANLLGESLTKSYTSLLLGKVQTDSDGKKKTLMVSVTPFGHENNGKNPNVKTHTRKPAVINLAEQTEESSSYKTNIILSTYMKDSETIITTEGAKPPNGILCTEKSLLEEISETLQQNRISGTESNLVQSESSKPSIVEGKMKQSMQDECERKEMSETKKNSIVRKSPLNKTQERPKVNLSRSEFKFCKINIENSSVDSAVDTLSSTANNSLTSDDESFGGRADSDNDDSGHFSEGHKIEETVKIKVYNEDKNIKMSPIGQLRKVDGQASNGYSTFQSPIIDMPPIIPKQPETIFSAEASRELAGEPDGRADPDDTSEAPALPSSPVPTMDPRPSFLHGMITDIIPIKPVPPEKPKLPVKPVMKQSKKNITSPPQVIHTQTSKKEEEEIAVKYSNEHTKSDINEYRSDTVYYAKPVLTKQDSDTSLNSLCKRKAPTPPLSPTEEYSSTLYQRNPNGFMKSDSPVVREMEKRERAVMSSLPKMRTLDDDIIKKPEIIPEPAPRRNISLSHDNLLLDEKRKGKLKFSIKKLLRIGSSKDLDKKELSVTTVTKVASKAEEIYDLTPKPKPRLVIIHPLDINGSSVEVVKSNCEISDLRRLSHEDVSSIYSGSSSATDDAPSRVVNKPPPPPRISSEDYKSASSVPKPARPPPPKSIALQKKQKQQAWSNAPKQDDNIYANLGEIRSALAPRKPERTASMRERESHLEVVKRRTSLDDEKDDVDDPQELVQATNDPVIHSYDDVYNNGKYDEENCDSAKNSDSDYEYVHHARSSSPECDAGIKTRAEERAERKDDNTAEFPKYNFRSSLPYCGSETESEIYSPYSFYSTDNIDSPTNDDYQNDMTPKNTTNKLRVRKGRSVVHKNLEDNYGAVVIANHEALAQVLEQVQQSAAMQSSLRGLKACTNLRWSDFSIQQNKTFTKAGKRFFYPALWSSNQGPVNVTLMLYKEQMVSQMVCQSVQPTTLSLNAITEFCDLVPLQQFGEDGEDLVQATIVVLAHAQVDTIQSYGENLHTTEGSKDIQLQADQIHEAIFMMLQLINGLKCLQARGVEEIPESLTSFIVLREVQSSHGSTMNQPLPDDRLSSLSAPKTNCYGRLCILQGLTDDMNCSKSTDEDLNSLCKCATKATQTLLPGDKLTPLIKEILLEERAVSLNQAKSVLEFMLWGPFDVVQGVPVEERELSLQRWLDLERATVLHGLVRTRVQLNVFEQLHLMFLVRSTAKAMCDASVLLEKANVI from the exons GATGCCAGTTATGTAATCAACCGACGCTACACGAAGAGCAAGATGTCACCAGTCTGCCACAACTTCGTCCAGAATGCGTGGAAGAAGGACTTCTGTTCCAACTGTTTCAAATCGCGGGAAGAGCACGCCAAACAGGAGAGGACGACGGAAGGCAGCAAATACTCAGTCACCCCGTTCCAGAACAGAAGCACATTCTTCAAGAAAACTCCTCCCAGTATCCTGAAAATACACCCAAAGAAAAAGGGTAAACGAAATGTCCGATTCCCCGAAGAAGTTTGTAGTGTTATAGGATATGGGGGCGATGATTGGTCTGATGGCGAAGAATTTGAAGTTTCAGAGGACAACGGCGATGAAGACACATTCCCAGACACAGAGGAAGAAAGAGAACTACACAAAATAACAAAATCTAACACGGACTTCAATACGGTTAAAGCTAACTTACTCGGCGAATCTCTAACAAAATCTTACACTTCGTTATTACTAGGGAAAGTTCAAACCGACTCTGATGGTAAAAAGAAGACCTTAATGGTTTCAGTGACCCCCTTTGGTCATGAGAATAATGGCAAAAATCCAAATGTCAAGACACATACTCGAAAGCCCGCCGTTATAAATTTAGCTGAACAAACAGAAGAATCGTCCAGTtacaaaacaaatattattttgtctaCATACATGAAAGATTCTGAAACTATTATTACAACAGAAGGCGCAAAGCCACCTAACGGTATTTTATGTACTGAAAAATCATTGCTAGAAGAGATATCAGAGACGTTACAACAAAATAGGATAAGTGGTACTGAGTCAAATTTAGTTCAAAGCGAATCTAGTAAACCTTCAATCGTGGAAGGTAAAATGAAACAAAGTATGCAAGATGAATGTGAAAGAAAAGAGATGTCTGAAACGAAAAAGAATAGTATTGTAAGGAAATCGCCATTAAACAAAACCCAAGAAAGGCCAAAAGTAAATCTAAGTCGATCAGAGttcaaattttgtaaaataaacattGAAAACAGTAGTGTTGACTCTGCAGTAGATACGCTAAGCTCGACTGCAAACAACTCTCTAACATCCGACGATGAGAGCTTCGGTGGACGCGCAGATTCCGATAACGATGACAGCGGACATTTCTCAGAAGGCCACAAAATTGAAGAAACcgttaaaataaaagtatacaatgaagataaaaacattaaaatgtctCCCATCGGCCAACTACGGAAAGTAGACGGACAAGCTAGTAACGGATATTCCACATTCCAAAGTCCGATCATTGACATGCCGCCGATCATTCCCAAACAGCCGGAAACAATATTTTCCGCGGAAGCCAGTCGTGAGTTGGCCGGTGAGCCGGATGGTAGGGCAGACCCTGACGATACGAGTGAAGCACCGGCCTTACCTAGCAGTCCCGTTCCGACTATGGATCCGCGGCCATCATTTTTACACGGTATGATAACAGACATAATACCTATAAAACCAGTTCCCCCAGAAAAGCCAAAACTCCCCGTCAAACCAGTTATGAAACAAAGTAAAAAGAACATTACGTCACCACCACAGGTTATTCATACACAAACATCGAAAAAAGAGGAGGAAGAAATTGCTGTTAAGTACTCAAATGAACATACAAAAAGTGACATTAACGAATACCGGTCAGATACTGTGTACTACGCGAAACCAGTGCTCACGAAACAGGACAGCGATACTTCTTTAAATAGTTTATGTAAGCGTAAGGCGCCGACACCACCTCTGTCTCCTACCGAAGAATACTCGAGTACCTTATACCAAAGAAATCCAAATGGATTTATGAAATCAGATTCGCCTGTTGTGAGAGAAATGGAGAAACGGGAGAGAGCTGTGATGTCTTCATTACCAAAAATGAGAACTTtagatgatgatattattaagAAGCCAGAAATAATACCCGAACCGGCGCCGAGAAGAAACATTTCGCTGTCACACGATAATCTTCTATTGGATGAAAAACGGAAGGGCAAACTAAAATTCTCTATTAAAAAACTTCTCCGTATTGGGTCATCGAAAGATTTGGATAAGAAAGAACTGAGCGTTACCACTGTTACAAAAGTTGCCAGTAAGGCCGAGGAGATATACGACTTGACCCCGAAACCTAAACCGCGTCTCGTCATCATTCATCCTTTAGACATCAACGGATCAAGTGTTGAAGTTGTGAAATCGAATTGTGAAATTTCTGATTTACGCCGCTTAAGTCACGAGGACGTCTCGTCGATATACAGTGGGAGTAGTTCTGCAACGGATGACGCACCATCGAGGGTGGTCAACAAACCACCTCCTCCTCCGAGGATATCCAGCGAGGATTATAAGTCTGCTTCCAGTGTGCCAAAACCGGCAAGACCACCCCCACCAAAATCTATAGCGTTGCAAAAGAAACAGAAACAACAAGCATGGTCAAACGCCCCAAAGCAGGATGACAATATTTATGCTAATTTAG GAGAGATCCGATCGGCGCTGGCGCCAAGGAAACCGGAACGGACGGCGAGCATGCGCGAACGCGAGTCACATCTCGAAGTAGTCAAGCGCAGAACATCACTGGACGACGAAAAAGATGACGTAGACGACCCACAAGAGCTCGTCCAAGCTACCAACGACCCAGTCATACACAGCTACGACGATGTTTACAATAACGGGAAATACGACGAGGAGAATTGTGATTCAGCCAAAAATAGTGATAGCGACTACGAATATGTACACCACGCCAGATCGAGCTCTCCAGAATGCGACGCAGGCATCAAAACGAGGGCAGAAGAAAGGGCTGAACGAAAAGATGATAACACCGCTGAATTCCCCAAATACAATTTCAGATCTTCCCTTCCGTACTGCGGTAGTGAAACCGAATCGGAAATCTACTCTCCATACAGTTTCTATAGCACGGATAATATAGATAGTCCCACGAATGACGATTACCAGAATGATATGACTCCGAAAAACACTACAAACAAATTGAGAGTTAGAAAAGGAAGGAGCGTAGTTCACAAGAATCTGGAGGATAATTACGGCGCGGTGGTTATCGCGAATCACGAGGCGCTGGCGCAGGTTTTAGAGCAG GTCCAGCAGAGTGCAGCCATGCAATCATCGCTGCGAGGTCTCAAAGCTTGCACCAATCTCCGCTGGAGCGACTTCTCAATCCAGCAAAATAAGACCTTCACCAAAGCCGGCAAGAGGTTCTTCTACCCAGCGCTGTGGAGCTCAAACCAGGGGCCAGTCAACGTCACCCTGATGCTGTATAAGGAGCAGATGGTTTCTCAGATGGTCTGTCAGTCGGTTCAGCCAACCACACTGAGCTTGAATGCTATAACGGAGTTCTGTGACTTGGTACCTTTGCAGCAATTTGGGGAGGACGGCGAGGATTTGGTACAAG CCACAATAGTCGTCCTAGCGCACGCGCAAGTCGACACAATCCAGTCGTATGGCGAAAACCTCCACACGACTGAAGGTTCAAAGGACATCCAACTCCAAGCCGACCAGATCCACGAGGCCATATTCATGATGCTGCAACTTATCAACGGGCTCAAGTGTCTGCAGGCGCGAGGAGTTGAGGAGATCCCTGAGAGCCTCACGTCTTTTATAGTCCTAAGAGAGGTTCAGTCATCACATGGAAGCACTATGAACCAGCCTTTGCCTGACGATCGACTTAGCTCGCTGTCAGCACCCAAAACTAACTGTTATGGGCGGCTGTGTATATTGCAAGG ACTAACCGACGACATGAACTGCAGCAAATCCACGGACGAAGACCTCAATTCCCTCTGCAAGTGTGCCACCAAAGCCACCCAGACCCTTCTACCGGGAGACAAACTGACACCACTCATAAAAGAGATCCTTCTAGAAGAACGCGCAGTATCCTTGAACCAAGCGAAATCCGTCCTAGAATTCATGCTTTGGGGACCTTTCGATGTCGTACAAGGAGTACCGGTGGAAGAAAGGGAGCTATCCTTACAAAGATGGTTGGATCTCGAGAGGGCTACAGTTTTACACGGTTTAGTACGAACTAGGGTACAATTGAATGTCTTCGAACAGTTGCATTTGATGTTCTTAGTACGGTCAACTGCTAAAGCCATGTGCGACGCCTCTGTGTTACTGGAGAAAGCCAATGTTATTTAA
- the LOC117986330 gene encoding uncharacterized protein isoform X5 gives MSPVCHNFVQNAWKKDFCSNCFKSREEHAKQERTTEGSKYSVTPFQNRSTFFKKTPPSILKIHPKKKGKRNVRFPEEVCSVIGYGGDDWSDGEEFEVSEDNGDEDTFPDTEEERELHKITKSNTDFNTVKANLLGESLTKSYTSLLLGKVQTDSDGKKKTLMVSVTPFGHENNGKNPNVKTHTRKPAVINLAEQTEESSSYKTNIILSTYMKDSETIITTEGAKPPNGILCTEKSLLEEISETLQQNRISGTESNLVQSESSKPSIVEGKMKQSMQDECERKEMSETKKNSIVRKSPLNKTQERPKVNLSRSEFKFCKINIENSSVDSAVDTLSSTANNSLTSDDESFGGRADSDNDDSGHFSEGHKIEETVKIKVYNEDKNIKMSPIGQLRKVDGQASNGYSTFQSPIIDMPPIIPKQPETIFSAEASRELAGEPDGRADPDDTSEAPALPSSPVPTMDPRPSFLHGMITDIIPIKPVPPEKPKLPVKPVMKQSKKNITSPPQVIHTQTSKKEEEEIAVKYSNEHTKSDINEYRSDTVYYAKPVLTKQDSDTSLNSLCKRKAPTPPLSPTEEYSSTLYQRNPNGFMKSDSPVVREMEKRERAVMSSLPKMRTLDDDIIKKPEIIPEPAPRRNISLSHDNLLLDEKRKGKLKFSIKKLLRIGSSKDLDKKELSVTTVTKVASKAEEIYDLTPKPKPRLVIIHPLDINGSSVEVVKSNCEISDLRRLSHEDVSSIYSGSSSATDDAPSRVVNKPPPPPRISSEDYKSASSVPKPARPPPPKSIALQKKQKQQAWSNAPKQDDNIYANLGEIRSALAPRKPERTASMRERESHLEVVKRRTSLDDEKDDVDDPQELVQATNDPVIHSYDDVYNNGKYDEENCDSAKNSDSDYEYVHHARSSSPECDAGIKTRAEERAERKDDNTAEFPKYNFRSSLPYCGSETESEIYSPYSFYSTDNIDSPTNDDYQNDMTPKNTTNKLRVRKGRSVVHKNLEDNYGAVVIANHEALAQVLEQVQQSAAMQSSLRGLKACTNLRWSDFSIQQNKTFTKAGKRFFYPALWSSNQGPVNVTLMLYKEQMVSQMVCQSVQPTTLSLNAITEFCDLVPLQQFGEDGEDLVQATIVVLAHAQVDTIQSYGENLHTTEGSKDIQLQADQIHEAIFMMLQLINGLKCLQARGVEEIPESLTSFIVLREVQSSHGSTMNQPLPDDRLSSLSAPKTNCYGRLCILQGLTDDMNCSKSTDEDLNSLCKCATKATQTLLPGDKLTPLIKEILLEERAVSLNQAKSVLEFMLWGPFDVVQGVPVEERELSLQRWLDLERATVLHGLVRTRVQLNVFEQLHLMFLVRSTAKAMCDASVLLEKANVI, from the exons ATGTCACCAGTCTGCCACAACTTCGTCCAGAATGCGTGGAAGAAGGACTTCTGTTCCAACTGTTTCAAATCGCGGGAAGAGCACGCCAAACAGGAGAGGACGACGGAAGGCAGCAAATACTCAGTCACCCCGTTCCAGAACAGAAGCACATTCTTCAAGAAAACTCCTCCCAGTATCCTGAAAATACACCCAAAGAAAAAGGGTAAACGAAATGTCCGATTCCCCGAAGAAGTTTGTAGTGTTATAGGATATGGGGGCGATGATTGGTCTGATGGCGAAGAATTTGAAGTTTCAGAGGACAACGGCGATGAAGACACATTCCCAGACACAGAGGAAGAAAGAGAACTACACAAAATAACAAAATCTAACACGGACTTCAATACGGTTAAAGCTAACTTACTCGGCGAATCTCTAACAAAATCTTACACTTCGTTATTACTAGGGAAAGTTCAAACCGACTCTGATGGTAAAAAGAAGACCTTAATGGTTTCAGTGACCCCCTTTGGTCATGAGAATAATGGCAAAAATCCAAATGTCAAGACACATACTCGAAAGCCCGCCGTTATAAATTTAGCTGAACAAACAGAAGAATCGTCCAGTtacaaaacaaatattattttgtctaCATACATGAAAGATTCTGAAACTATTATTACAACAGAAGGCGCAAAGCCACCTAACGGTATTTTATGTACTGAAAAATCATTGCTAGAAGAGATATCAGAGACGTTACAACAAAATAGGATAAGTGGTACTGAGTCAAATTTAGTTCAAAGCGAATCTAGTAAACCTTCAATCGTGGAAGGTAAAATGAAACAAAGTATGCAAGATGAATGTGAAAGAAAAGAGATGTCTGAAACGAAAAAGAATAGTATTGTAAGGAAATCGCCATTAAACAAAACCCAAGAAAGGCCAAAAGTAAATCTAAGTCGATCAGAGttcaaattttgtaaaataaacattGAAAACAGTAGTGTTGACTCTGCAGTAGATACGCTAAGCTCGACTGCAAACAACTCTCTAACATCCGACGATGAGAGCTTCGGTGGACGCGCAGATTCCGATAACGATGACAGCGGACATTTCTCAGAAGGCCACAAAATTGAAGAAACcgttaaaataaaagtatacaatgaagataaaaacattaaaatgtctCCCATCGGCCAACTACGGAAAGTAGACGGACAAGCTAGTAACGGATATTCCACATTCCAAAGTCCGATCATTGACATGCCGCCGATCATTCCCAAACAGCCGGAAACAATATTTTCCGCGGAAGCCAGTCGTGAGTTGGCCGGTGAGCCGGATGGTAGGGCAGACCCTGACGATACGAGTGAAGCACCGGCCTTACCTAGCAGTCCCGTTCCGACTATGGATCCGCGGCCATCATTTTTACACGGTATGATAACAGACATAATACCTATAAAACCAGTTCCCCCAGAAAAGCCAAAACTCCCCGTCAAACCAGTTATGAAACAAAGTAAAAAGAACATTACGTCACCACCACAGGTTATTCATACACAAACATCGAAAAAAGAGGAGGAAGAAATTGCTGTTAAGTACTCAAATGAACATACAAAAAGTGACATTAACGAATACCGGTCAGATACTGTGTACTACGCGAAACCAGTGCTCACGAAACAGGACAGCGATACTTCTTTAAATAGTTTATGTAAGCGTAAGGCGCCGACACCACCTCTGTCTCCTACCGAAGAATACTCGAGTACCTTATACCAAAGAAATCCAAATGGATTTATGAAATCAGATTCGCCTGTTGTGAGAGAAATGGAGAAACGGGAGAGAGCTGTGATGTCTTCATTACCAAAAATGAGAACTTtagatgatgatattattaagAAGCCAGAAATAATACCCGAACCGGCGCCGAGAAGAAACATTTCGCTGTCACACGATAATCTTCTATTGGATGAAAAACGGAAGGGCAAACTAAAATTCTCTATTAAAAAACTTCTCCGTATTGGGTCATCGAAAGATTTGGATAAGAAAGAACTGAGCGTTACCACTGTTACAAAAGTTGCCAGTAAGGCCGAGGAGATATACGACTTGACCCCGAAACCTAAACCGCGTCTCGTCATCATTCATCCTTTAGACATCAACGGATCAAGTGTTGAAGTTGTGAAATCGAATTGTGAAATTTCTGATTTACGCCGCTTAAGTCACGAGGACGTCTCGTCGATATACAGTGGGAGTAGTTCTGCAACGGATGACGCACCATCGAGGGTGGTCAACAAACCACCTCCTCCTCCGAGGATATCCAGCGAGGATTATAAGTCTGCTTCCAGTGTGCCAAAACCGGCAAGACCACCCCCACCAAAATCTATAGCGTTGCAAAAGAAACAGAAACAACAAGCATGGTCAAACGCCCCAAAGCAGGATGACAATATTTATGCTAATTTAG GAGAGATCCGATCGGCGCTGGCGCCAAGGAAACCGGAACGGACGGCGAGCATGCGCGAACGCGAGTCACATCTCGAAGTAGTCAAGCGCAGAACATCACTGGACGACGAAAAAGATGACGTAGACGACCCACAAGAGCTCGTCCAAGCTACCAACGACCCAGTCATACACAGCTACGACGATGTTTACAATAACGGGAAATACGACGAGGAGAATTGTGATTCAGCCAAAAATAGTGATAGCGACTACGAATATGTACACCACGCCAGATCGAGCTCTCCAGAATGCGACGCAGGCATCAAAACGAGGGCAGAAGAAAGGGCTGAACGAAAAGATGATAACACCGCTGAATTCCCCAAATACAATTTCAGATCTTCCCTTCCGTACTGCGGTAGTGAAACCGAATCGGAAATCTACTCTCCATACAGTTTCTATAGCACGGATAATATAGATAGTCCCACGAATGACGATTACCAGAATGATATGACTCCGAAAAACACTACAAACAAATTGAGAGTTAGAAAAGGAAGGAGCGTAGTTCACAAGAATCTGGAGGATAATTACGGCGCGGTGGTTATCGCGAATCACGAGGCGCTGGCGCAGGTTTTAGAGCAG GTCCAGCAGAGTGCAGCCATGCAATCATCGCTGCGAGGTCTCAAAGCTTGCACCAATCTCCGCTGGAGCGACTTCTCAATCCAGCAAAATAAGACCTTCACCAAAGCCGGCAAGAGGTTCTTCTACCCAGCGCTGTGGAGCTCAAACCAGGGGCCAGTCAACGTCACCCTGATGCTGTATAAGGAGCAGATGGTTTCTCAGATGGTCTGTCAGTCGGTTCAGCCAACCACACTGAGCTTGAATGCTATAACGGAGTTCTGTGACTTGGTACCTTTGCAGCAATTTGGGGAGGACGGCGAGGATTTGGTACAAG CCACAATAGTCGTCCTAGCGCACGCGCAAGTCGACACAATCCAGTCGTATGGCGAAAACCTCCACACGACTGAAGGTTCAAAGGACATCCAACTCCAAGCCGACCAGATCCACGAGGCCATATTCATGATGCTGCAACTTATCAACGGGCTCAAGTGTCTGCAGGCGCGAGGAGTTGAGGAGATCCCTGAGAGCCTCACGTCTTTTATAGTCCTAAGAGAGGTTCAGTCATCACATGGAAGCACTATGAACCAGCCTTTGCCTGACGATCGACTTAGCTCGCTGTCAGCACCCAAAACTAACTGTTATGGGCGGCTGTGTATATTGCAAGG ACTAACCGACGACATGAACTGCAGCAAATCCACGGACGAAGACCTCAATTCCCTCTGCAAGTGTGCCACCAAAGCCACCCAGACCCTTCTACCGGGAGACAAACTGACACCACTCATAAAAGAGATCCTTCTAGAAGAACGCGCAGTATCCTTGAACCAAGCGAAATCCGTCCTAGAATTCATGCTTTGGGGACCTTTCGATGTCGTACAAGGAGTACCGGTGGAAGAAAGGGAGCTATCCTTACAAAGATGGTTGGATCTCGAGAGGGCTACAGTTTTACACGGTTTAGTACGAACTAGGGTACAATTGAATGTCTTCGAACAGTTGCATTTGATGTTCTTAGTACGGTCAACTGCTAAAGCCATGTGCGACGCCTCTGTGTTACTGGAGAAAGCCAATGTTATTTAA